From the genome of Gopherus evgoodei ecotype Sinaloan lineage chromosome 5, rGopEvg1_v1.p, whole genome shotgun sequence, one region includes:
- the GSX2 gene encoding GS homeobox 2: MSRSFYVDSLIIKDSSRPAPSLPEHPHGQDFLIPLSMPSPLVMSVSGPGCPSRKSGTFCVCPLCVTSHLHSSRGGGSGAIPLLKSQFSPGGDAQYCPRMSHAQHHQQQSSVPAAATALGHPAHHAPVCTATTYSVSDPRRFHCLGMGGSDTSHIPNGKRMRTAFTSTQLLELEREFSSNMYLSRLRRIEIATYLNLSEKQVKIWFQNRRVKHKKEGKGTQRNTHGGCKCTGNPGHYPRSEDEESLSPSSANEDKEISPL, translated from the exons ATGTCCCGATCCTTCTATGTCGACTCTTTAATCATCAAAGATTCCTCGAGGCCAGCTCCTTCCCTGCCTGAGCACCCCCACGGACAGGATTTCCTCATCCCCCTCAGCATGCCTTCCCCCCTGGTCATGTCGGTGTCGGGCCCCGGCTGCCCGTCCCGCAAGAGCGGCACCTTCTGCGTGTGCCCGCTCTGTGTCACTTCGCACTTGCACTCGTCCCGGGGGGGCGGCAGCGGGGCCATCCCCTTGCTCAAGAGCCAGTTCTCTCCCGGCGGAGATGCCCAATACTGCCCCAGGATGAGCCATGcccagcaccaccagcagcagagctcGGTACCAGCAGCCGCAACAGCCCTGGGCCACCCAGCGCATCACGCACCTGTCTGCACCGCCACCACCTACAGCGTTAGCGACCCCAGGAGATTCCATTGCCTCGGCATGG GAGGATCCGATACTAGCCACATACCCAACGGCAAGAGGATGCGGACCGCTTTCACCAGCACGCAGCTTTTGGAGCTAGAGAGGGAATTTTCTTCCAACATGTACCTGTCCCGCCTGAGGAGAATCGAGATCGCTACCTACCTGAACCTATCCGAGAAGCAAGTGAAAATCTGGTTCCAGAATCGGAGGGTGAAACACAAGAAAGAAGGCAAGGGAACCCAGAGAAACACTCACGGGGGCTGCAAGTGCACTGGCAACCCGGGGCATTACCCCAGGTCAGAAGACGAAGAGTCTTTATCCCCATCATCTGCGAACGAGGACAAAGAGATCTCCCCTTTATAA